The proteins below come from a single Drosophila miranda strain MSH22 chromosome Y unlocalized genomic scaffold, D.miranda_PacBio2.1 Contig_Y1_pilon, whole genome shotgun sequence genomic window:
- the LOC117191666 gene encoding uncharacterized protein LOC117191666 translates to MMPSIHRAGLLFGVLGLPLASFAPAQRTTTTLKQLLKLMTALAFGICVEYAARTGMGCGYSSTPGLVKIMNTIAGLPPNLGYPSHRLSKLMEAQNTMKRNNLQADFRIIPIHIRYAYS, encoded by the exons ATGATGCCCTCCATCCATCGCGCTGGGCTCCTGTTTGGGGTTCTCGGACTGC CACTCGCCTCGTTTGCACCAGCGCAGAGGACTACGACTACCCTGAAGCAGCTGTTGAAATTGATGACTGCCCTGGCGTTCGGCATTTGTGTCGAATATGCAGCACGGACGGGCATGGGATGCGGATACTCGAGTACTCCTGGGCTTGTTAAGATAATGAACACTATAGCTGGACTGCCTCCGAATCTGGGATACCCTAGCCATCGCTTGTCAAAACTAATGGAGGCCCAGAATACGATGAAACGGAATAATCTTCAAGCTGATTTTCGCATTATACCGATTC ATATTCGATATGCGTACTCGTAA
- the LOC108159412 gene encoding protein vestigial-like gives MAVSCPEVMYGAYYPYLYGRAGPSRSFYQYERFNQDLYSPSGVNLAASSSASGSSHSPCSPILPPSVSANAAAAAVAAAAHNSAAAAVAVAANQVGTSGLQLGEGVGGPAGGLLGSNVPGSSSVGSVGLGMSPGLSGAAGHSLHSRTHTHTHPHTQSHPHPHTLTHQTKEEDLNVPRSEAEARLVGSQQHQHHNESSCSSGPDSPRHVHAHSHSLHGGGAPVSASSAGGTATGAIPKELPTLDAPQPVGGNSHGQAQYLSATCVVFTNYSGDTASVVDEHFSRALNYNNKDTKESQSPMSTRNFPPSFWNSNYVHPIPAPTHPQVTDLYGSATDTGYATDPWVPHAAAAHYGSYAHAAHAHAAHAHAYHHNMAQYGSLLRLPQQYASHGSRLHHDQPTAHALEYSSYPTMAGLEAQVQETSKDLYWF, from the exons ATGGCAGTGTCCTGCCCCGAAGTTATGTACGGTGCTTACTATCCATATCTGTATGGGCGCGCTGGACCAAGTCGTTCATTCTATCAGTATGAGAGG TTCAATCAGGATTTGTACTCCCCGTCGGGCGTTAATTTGGCCGCCTCATCGAGTGCCTCTGGCAGCTCCCACTCCCCCTGCAGTCCCATTCTTCCGCCCTCGGTGAGCGCCAATGCCGCCGCAGCGGCGGTTGCGGCGGCGGCCCACAATAGTGCGGCAGCGGCAGTTGCCGTGGCAGCGAATCAGGTCGGCACCTCCGGGTTGCAGCTGGGCGAAGGAGTCGGTGGTCCTGCCGGTGGGTTGCTGGGTAGTAATGTGCCCGGGAGCAGTAGTGTTGGCAGCGTCGGGCTGGGCATGAGTCCTGGCCTGAGTGGAGCCGCCGGACACTCGCTGCACAGTCggacacacacgcacacgcatcCGCACACGCAATCACACCCGCACCCGCATACGCTTACGCATCAAACCAAAGAAGAGGATCTCAACGTGCCACGCAGCGAAGCTGAAG CACGCTTGGTGGGCTCCcaacagcaccagcatcaCAACGAATCATCCTGCTCCTCCGGCCCGGACTCGCCCCGCCACGTGCACGCGCACAGCCACTCGCTGCACGGTGGCGGTGCGCCAGTGAGTGCATCATCGGCGGGCGGAACGGCTACAGGCGCCATACCCAAGGAACTGCCGACCCTGGATGCCCCACAGCCGGTCGGCGGCAATAGCCATGGGCAAGCTCAGTATCTGTCTGCCACCTGCGTTGTATTCACCAACTACTCGGGCGACACGGCCAGCGTGGTCGACGAGCATTTCTCCCGAGCCctcaactacaacaacaaggACACTAAAG AAAGCCAGAGCCCCATGTCGACTCGCAACTTCCCACCATCGTTCTGGAACAGCAATTACGTGCACCCCATACCCGCGCCCACACATCCTCAG GTGACCGACTTGTATGGCTCGGCGACGGACACTGGCTATGCCACAGATCCATGGGTGCCGCACGCAGCGGCGGCCCACTACGGTTCCTATGCCCATGCGGCGCATGCGCACGCAGCCCACGCACACGCCTACCACCACAATATGGCCCAATACGGTAGCCTGCTCAGGCTGCCCCAGCAGTACGCGAGCCACGGTTCAAG ACTCCACCACGACCAGCCGACGGCCCATGCTCTCGAGTACTCCAGCTATCCCACAATGGCAG GTCTGGAGGCTCAAGTGCAGGAGACGTCGAAGGATCTTTACTGGTTCTAG